A window from Triplophysa dalaica isolate WHDGS20190420 chromosome 3, ASM1584641v1, whole genome shotgun sequence encodes these proteins:
- the zgc:113531 gene encoding von Willebrand factor C domain-containing protein 2-like, producing MAVPMVSFLWLTLLITGRCALAFSVAGQHDTTCEANGSVYYVGEWYFLDSDPCTQCECTAEGPACARTECTSLPAACIHVSHYPTDCCPRCEKIGCEHGGEVYELGQQFQPSACEQCTCDSDGIVNCLVADCAPPPCVNPVYQKGKCCPECTDGPNCYVDASRTKVIPAGEAVWVDSCTKCRCHNWQDAGYWEGYLLATCSRVQNCF from the exons ATGGCTGTACCGATGGTGAGTTTTCTCTGGCTCACCCTGCTGATCACTGGACGGTGTGCTTTGGCTTTTTCGGTCGCCGGACAGCATGACACGACATGTGAGGCGAACGGCAGCGTGTACTATGTGGGCGAATGGTACTTTTTAGACTCGGATCCTTGTACTCAGTGTGAGTGTACAGCAGAAGGACCCGCATGCGCGAGGACGGAGTGCACATCCCTGCCGGCCGCCTGCATCCATGTCAGCCATTACCCGACAGACTGCTGCCCGAGATGCGAGAAGATCGGCTGTGAGCACGGCGGCGAGGTTTACGAGCTGGGCCAGCAGTTTCAG cCATCGGCGTGTGAGCAGTGCACTTGTGACAGCGATGGTATCGTCAACTGTCTGGTAGCGGACTGTGCCCCTCCACCGTGTGTTAACCCAGTCTATCAAAAAGGAAAATGCTGTCCAGAGTGCACGGATG GCCCCAACTGTTATGTGGATGCTTCAAGGACCAAGGTGATCCCAGCAGGCGAGGCAGTGTGGGTTGACTCCTGTACCAAATGTCGATGTCACAACTGGCAGGATGCGGGTTACTGGGAGGGCTACCTGCTGGCGACTTGTTCGCGTGTCCAAAACTGCTTCTAA